From a single Lolium rigidum isolate FL_2022 chromosome 7, APGP_CSIRO_Lrig_0.1, whole genome shotgun sequence genomic region:
- the LOC124677047 gene encoding beta-ureidopropionase yields the protein MESSNGKPTQGKEEGKAAAAEGSIGGYESLHRLLQSNLSPELFKEASRLLLGLNCARPLEAISLPGATTDLAEAHDFDVQAFRFNADKEQMRQPRIVRVGLVQNSIAVPTTCHFAEQKKAIMEKVKLIVDAAGASGVNVLCLQEAWTMPFAFCTREKRWCEFAEPVDGESTQFLQDLAQKYNMVIVSPILERDINHGEIIWNTVVVIGNNGNIIGIHRKNHIPRVGDFNESTYYMEGNTGHPVFETAYGKIAVNICYGRHHPLNWLAFGLNGAEIVFNPSATVGELSEPMWPVEARNAAIANSYFVGSINRVGTEVFPNAFTSGDGKPQHADFGHFYGSSHFSAPDASCTPSLSRYRDGLMISDMDLNLCRQIKDKWAFRMTARYDMYANLLSEYMKPDYKPQVISDPLINKRKA from the exons ATGGAGAGCTCCAACGGCAAGCCAACGCAGGGCAAGGAGGAgggcaaggcggcggcggcggaggggtcgaTCGGAGGGTACGAGTCGCTGCACAGGCTCCTCCAGTCCAACCTCTCCCCCGAGCTCTTCAAG GAGGCAAGCCGGCTGCTTCTGGGGCTGAATTGTGCACGCCCTCTTGAGGCCATTTCACTGCCTGGGGCCACAACAGATCTTGCAGAAGCGCATGATTTTGATGTGCAG GCATTCCGTTTTAATGCTGACAAAGAACAGATGAGGCAGCCACGAATTGTTCGAGTTGGTCTGGTTCAGAACTCAATTGCTGTTCCAACGACTTGTCATTTTGCTGAACAAAAGAAGGCTATCATGGAGAAAGTAAAACTCATCGTAGATGCAGCTGGTGCTTCTGGTGTCAATGTCTTGTGCTTACAG GAAGCCTGGACAATGCCTTTTGCCTTCTGCACGCGTGAAAAACGGTGGTGTGAGTTTGCCGAGCCTGTTGATGGAGAGTCTACTCAATTCCTTCAAGACCTTGCACAGAAATATAACATGGTAATTGTTAGCCCGATCCTCGAAAGGGATATAAACCATGGAGAAATTATATGGAATACCGTTGTTGTAATTGGAAATAATGGCAACATAATTGGCATTCATCGGAAG AATCACATCCCAAGAGTTGGCGACTTCAATGAGAGCACATATTATATGGAAGGTAACACGGGGCATCCGGTGTTTGAAACAGCTTATGGCAAAATTGCTGTAAACATCTGCTATGGCAGGCATCATCCCCTCAATTGGCTTGCATTTGGCCTCAACGGAGCTGAAATAGTTTTCAACCCATCTGCAACTGTTGGTGAACTCAGTGAACCAATGTGGCCTGTTGAG GCAAGGAATGCTGCAATTGCGAATAGCTACTTTGTCGGATCAATTAACCGGGTAGGCACAGAGGTATTCCCGAACGCATTCACCTCTGGTGATGGGAAACCTCAGCATGCCGACTTTGGTCATTTTTATGGATCCAGCCATTTCTCGGCGCCTGATGCTTCTTGCACCCCGTCGCTTTCTCGGTACCGAGATGGCTTGATGATATCTGACATGGACCTCAACTTATGCCGCCAGATAAAAGACAAGTGGGCCTTCCGCATGACTGCTCGATATGACATGTATGCCAACTTGCTTTCAGAGTACATGAAGCCAGATTATAAGCCCCAAGTCATCTCTGATCCATTGATTAATAAGAGGAAGGCATAA
- the LOC124672554 gene encoding FBD-associated F-box protein At5g56370-like, with amino-acid sequence MVTHCEETYHSAAQGDHADWISVLPDEILVCILSRLPIRDAATTSCLAARWRHLWKSVPKLVINARTVGVDDIQEEETNRQLYEARTAEFIRKVDTMLLTRGTAGVDMFSLWFPYLTCAHANEVDRWWTVLAESTTRVSLFVLRTARKSSREAMGGSHVEPYDFPLQSIASVGSQMRKLCLKNCGLKVAPEMGPASPFTLMACIKLEFVSVTDMEVRILIDLCGALTKVVIICCHRIVQLHVVHARLQHLAVERCKNLQSMRIHAPALLQLRYSGRRIAVDYVHVPLLHMLKLLFVRKNQCPLDCLGALPGLKTLFLQFPSPVAVSPEQLRHDRRFAGLETIKLLLLNSWSGNIVSVSYLLKACPLIKTLKLEVLGEKQSADLPLAKMEPDIMWPEGCLARSLRRISIRGFGGEPELTELAMVLLRTSPGLVRLRVRLLRWRKHGDGERREHARALALTKLAPRVPSRVKFTVF; translated from the exons ATGGTCACACATTGCGAGGAAACATACCACTCCGCTGCTCAG GGTGATCACGCCGATTGGATCAGCGTGTTACCAGATGAGATCCTTGTTTGCATCCTCTCCCGGCTACCGATCCGTGATGCCGCTACCACAAGCTGCCTAGCTGCCAGATGGAGGCACCTTTGGAAGAGCGTCCCCAAGCTTGTAATCAACGCCCGCACCGTCGGCGTGGATGACATCCAAGAAGAAGAAACCAACCGTCAACTCTACGAGGCACGCACAGCCGAGTTCATACGGAAGGTGGACACGATGCTGCTAACTCGTGGCACCGCCGGAGTTGATATGTTCAGTCTGTGGTTTCCCTATTTGACCTGTGCCCATGCCAACGAAGTGGACCGTTGGTGGACGGTGCTTGCCGAGAGCACGACCCGGGTGAGTCTGTTCGTGCTCCGCACTGCCCGCAAGAGTAGCAGAGAAGCCATGGGAGGAAGCCATGTGGAACCGTACGACTTCCCGTTGCAGAGCATTGCATCTGTGGGCTCCCAGATGAGGAAGCTGTGTCTCAAAAACTGCGGCCTGAAGGTGGCACCTGAGATGGGTCCAGCAAGCCCTTtcacattgatggcgtgtatcaaGCTGGAGTTCGTCTCGGTGACCGACATGGAAGTACGGATCCTGATTGACCTCTGTGGGGCCCTGACAAAGGTAGTGATCATCTGCTGCCACCGGATCGTCCAGCTGCACGTCGTGCACGCACGGCTCCAGCACCTGGCTGTGGAGCGCTGCAAAAACCTACAGAGCATGAGAATTCATGCACCGGCACTACTCCAGCTTCGCTACTCCGGTAGGCGGATTGCAGTGGACTATGTGCATGTACCGCTCCTTCACATGCTGAAGCTTCTCTTCGTGCGAAAGAACCAGTGCCCCCTGGACTGCCTGGGCGCTCTCCCTGGACTCAAGACTCTGTTCCTGCAGTTCCCATCACCTGTTGCG GTGTCTCCTGAACAGCTGCGGCATGACCGTAGGTTCGCGGGTCTGGAAACCATCAAGCTTTTGCTTCTGAATTCTTGGAGCGGCAACATTGTTTCAGTCTCTTATCTACTAAAAGCCTGTCCTTTGATCAAAACTCTAAAGCTCGAG GTTTTGGGTGAGAAGCAATCTGCAGATCTGCCGCTGGCGAAGATGGAGCCAGACATCATGTGGCCTGAGGGTTGCCTGGCGAGGAGTCTGCGTAGGATTTCCATCAGAGGGTTCGGTGGGGAACCGGAGCTGACGGAACTCGCCATGGTTCTGCTGCGGACGTCACCTGGGCTGGTGAGGCTGCGGGTCCGCCTGCTTCGGTGGCGGAAGCACGGCGACGGGGAAAGGCGCGAGCATGCGAGAGCCCTGGCGTTGACGAAGCTGGCCCCAAGAGTGCCATCCAGGGTGAAGTTCACTGTTTTTTGA
- the LOC124677046 gene encoding asparagine--tRNA ligase, chloroplastic/mitochondrial-like, which translates to MAAAAAACRLLRLAPRRLRPLTGLSLLPKPLSASSGWRRYCAAAQAAAPPPTASAATGETVGEFRRRIRVSKVKGGEDEGAAWVGKELTVRGWVRTCRAQRTVTFVEVNDGSCLSNMQCVLTPETEGYDQIDSIATGASVLVEGVVASSQGGKQKVELKVSKMILIGESDPTSFPIQKKRVSREFLRTVAHLRPRTNTFGAVARVRNALAYATHKFFQDSGFVWVSSPIITASDCEGAGEQFYVTTLLSNSAEGGCLVNSIPSKDGRVDWSQDFFGKPAFLTVSGQLNGETYASALSDIYTFGPTFRAENSNTTRHLAEFWMIEPELAFADLNDDMACASAYLQYVVKYILENCKEDMDFFNTWVEKGIIDRLNSVVEKSFVQMSYSDAVKLLIGSNKKFEFPVKWGLDLQSEHERYITEVAFGGRPVIIRDYPKDIKAFYMRQNDDGKTVAAMDLLVPRVGELIGGSQREERLDYLEARLDEANLNKDSYWWYLDLRRYGSVPHAGFGLGFERLVQFATGIDNIRDAIPFPRVPGSAEF; encoded by the exons atggcggccgccgctgccgcctgccGCCTTCTCCGGCTGGCACCGCGCCGTCTCCGGCCGCTTACTGGACTCTCCCTCCTTCCGAagccgctctccgcctcctccggaTGGCGCCGCTACTGCGCCGCCGCGCAGGCCGCCGCGCCTCCCCCCACAGCTAGCGCGGCGACGGGGGAGACCGTGGGGGAGTTCCGGCGGAGGATAAGGGTGTCGAAAGTGAAGGGCGGGGAGGACGAAGGCGCCGCGTGGGTCGGGAAGGAGCTCACCGTGCGCGGGTGGGTGCGCACCTGCCGCGCCCAGAGGACCGTCACATTCGTCGAG GTTAATGATGGCTCTTGCTTGTCCAATATGCAATGTGTGTTAACTCCTGAAACTGAAGGGTATGACCAG ATAGACTCTATCGCTACCGGCGCATCAGTGTTAGTGGAGGGAGTTGTAGCAAGCAGCCAAGGCGGTAAGCAGAAAGTGGAGCTAAAGGTTTCAAAGATGATTTTG ATTGGGGAAAGTGACCCCACATCTTTTCCCATACAGAAGAAGCGAGTATCAAGAGAATTTCTGAGAACTGTGGCACATCTCCGTCCTCGGACAAACACTTTTGGTGCA GTGGCAAGAGTAAGAAATGCTCTGGCATATGCAACTCATAAATTTTTCCAAGACAGTGGATTTGTTTGGGTATCAAGTCCTATCATTACTGCCTCAGATTGTGAAGGAGCGGGAGAGCAGTTTTATGTCACTACTTTG CTTTCAAACAGTGCTGAAGGTGGCTGCCTAGTCAACAGCATTCCTTCGAAGGATGGAAGGGTCGATTGGTCACAG GATTTCTTCGGCAAACCAGCATTTCTGACGGTGTCTGGACAACTGAATGGTGAAACATACGCTTCAGCTCTATCTGAT ATTTACACATTTGGTCCCACATTTAGAGCTGAAAATTCAAACACTACAAGGCATTTGGCTGAATTTTGG ATGATTGAGCCTGAACTTGCCTTTGCTGATCTAAACGATGACATGGCTTGTGCAAGTGCATATCTCCAGTATGTA GTAAAGTATATTCTCGAGAACTGCAAAGAAGATATGGATTTTTTTAATACATGGGTTGAGAAAGGGATCATAGATAGACTAAAT AGTGTAGTTGAGAAAAGCTTTGTTCAGATGTCATATTCTGATGCTGTCAAGctacttattgggtccaacaagAAATTTGAGTTCCCG GTAAAATGGGGGTTGGATTTGCAAAGTGAGCATGAAAGATATATCACAGAAGTCGCTTTTGGTGGGCGTCCTGTAATAATCAGAGATTATCCAAAG GATATCAAAGCTTTCTATATGCGACAAAACGATGATGGGAAAACAGTTGCTGCAATGGACCTATTGGTTCCTCGG GTTGGTGAACTCATTGGAGGAAGCCAGAGGGAAGAACGTCTTGATTACCTTGAAGCACGGTTGGATGAAGCAAATCTAAACAAAGATAGCTACTGGTGGTATTTGGATCTGCGGCGATATGGATCAG TTCCTCATGCTGGTTTTGGTCTTGGATTTGAACGACTTGTACAGTTTGCAACCGGAATAGACAACATTAGAGATGCCATTCCATTTCCCAGGGTCCCTGGTTCTGCGGAGTTTTAG